A single Streptomyces mirabilis DNA region contains:
- a CDS encoding ABC transporter ATP-binding protein, with protein sequence MEERSAEVTDPPVAGTATASAEGTVIATRALTKRFRGGQVAVDGLDLTVPAASVFGFLGPNGSGKTTTIRMLMGLIEPTSGTARVLGQPMPRATRAVLPHVGALIEGPALYGFLSGRDNLLRYDAADPTADPRTRRTRVAAALDRVGLTAAAGKKAKAYSLGMKQRLGLAAALLQPRRLLVLDEPTNGLDPQGMREIRSLVRELASDGTTVFLSSHLLDEIEQVCTHAAVMAQGRLITQGPVAELAAGARGRLVVTTPDPGDAARVLKEQGIADLVVTETGVTAEPPDRELAELNAALVTAGVRVRGFGVERASLEDAFVALTGEGFDVAG encoded by the coding sequence ATGGAGGAGCGGTCCGCCGAGGTTACGGACCCGCCTGTGGCGGGCACCGCCACCGCGTCCGCCGAGGGCACGGTGATCGCCACCCGCGCGCTCACCAAGCGCTTCCGCGGCGGACAGGTCGCCGTGGACGGCCTCGACCTGACCGTCCCGGCGGCCAGCGTCTTCGGCTTCCTCGGGCCCAACGGCTCGGGCAAGACCACCACCATCCGCATGCTGATGGGCCTGATCGAGCCGACCTCGGGCACGGCGCGTGTGCTGGGGCAGCCCATGCCCCGCGCCACCCGCGCCGTGCTCCCGCACGTGGGCGCCCTCATCGAGGGCCCCGCGCTGTACGGCTTCCTCTCCGGCCGTGACAACCTCCTCCGGTACGACGCCGCCGACCCGACCGCCGACCCGCGCACCCGGCGTACCCGCGTCGCGGCCGCCCTCGACCGGGTCGGACTCACCGCGGCCGCGGGCAAGAAGGCGAAGGCGTACTCGCTCGGCATGAAGCAGCGGCTCGGGCTCGCGGCCGCGCTGCTCCAGCCCCGCCGCCTGCTCGTCCTGGACGAGCCGACCAACGGCCTCGACCCGCAGGGCATGCGCGAGATCCGTTCCCTCGTGCGGGAGCTGGCCTCGGACGGCACGACCGTCTTCCTCTCCTCACACCTGCTCGACGAGATCGAGCAGGTGTGCACGCACGCCGCCGTGATGGCACAGGGGCGGCTGATCACCCAGGGCCCGGTGGCGGAGCTCGCGGCGGGGGCGCGAGGGCGGCTTGTCGTGACCACCCCGGACCCCGGGGACGCGGCGCGCGTGCTGAAGGAACAGGGAATCGCGGATCTCGTCGTGACGGAGACGGGCGTGACCGCCGAACCTCCGGACCGCGAACTCGCCGAACTGAACGCCGCGTTGGTCACGGCGGGCGTCCGCGTCCGTGGCTTTGGCGTCGAACGGGCCTCACTGGAGGACGCGTTCGTGGCGCTGACGGGGGAGGGGTTCGATGTCGCGGGCTGA